Proteins found in one Methylobacter sp. S3L5C genomic segment:
- a CDS encoding SemiSWEET transporter, which yields MIITPEMIGYVAATLTTASFLPQAILTIKTKDTASLSLSMYSLFTLGVFFWLIYGIYISDEAIVFANAITLVLAASILFFKIYNVLFKNG from the coding sequence ATGATAATCACGCCGGAAATGATTGGCTATGTAGCCGCTACCTTAACAACAGCCTCCTTTTTGCCTCAAGCTATTTTAACAATAAAAACCAAAGATACCGCATCTCTTTCGCTGAGTATGTATAGTCTGTTCACGCTGGGCGTGTTCTTTTGGTTAATCTACGGCATTTATATCTCGGATGAAGCAATTGTTTTTGCCAATGCAATCACTTTGGTGTTGGCTGCATCGATACTTTTTTTTAAGATTTATAATGTGCTATTCAAGAATGGTTAA
- a CDS encoding copper resistance protein NlpE, with protein sequence MPVLKKCLKQHLILISFTMLLSGNLAMAATDTTMQDSFVKARIKSHQQNTDHSVHVEPSDKSLDFHGIFYGYLPCKDCSGIKSTLSLKNNNNYLLVTQPAKESSREFYEKGKYTWNEEKHTVILTPRNKADTRQYLIKDEGTLILLNTDGSKMKGDDEDSYALRSSDTVKSREIHFH encoded by the coding sequence ATGCCAGTATTAAAAAAATGCTTAAAACAACATCTGATCTTGATTTCTTTCACTATGCTGCTTTCTGGTAATCTTGCAATGGCAGCGACAGATACAACAATGCAAGATAGTTTTGTCAAAGCACGTATTAAGAGCCATCAGCAAAACACGGATCATTCTGTCCATGTGGAACCCAGCGATAAAAGCCTGGATTTTCATGGTATTTTTTACGGTTACCTGCCTTGCAAGGATTGTAGCGGGATTAAATCAACGCTGTCTTTAAAGAATAATAATAATTATCTCTTGGTTACACAGCCAGCAAAAGAATCGTCAAGGGAGTTTTATGAAAAAGGAAAATATACCTGGAATGAGGAAAAGCATACGGTTATTTTAACGCCGCGTAACAAAGCAGATACTCGACAATATCTTATTAAGGATGAAGGTACTCTGATTTTGCTTAACACTGATGGATCGAAGATGAAGGGAGATGATGAAGACAGCTACGCTTTGCGTAGCAGCGATACGGTAAAGTCGCGCGAGATACATTTTCACTAG
- a CDS encoding transposase, with translation MREEKGKTYTALLFCTDTDCAVLDILRYYKARFQIEFVFRDAKQYTGLCDCQATSEAKLDFHFNASLAALNLLRLEDRQQAVEGSGRHVISIASWKTRKFNAHLLERFSCHLGIDFTAIKSSQGFTDLCNYGAIAA, from the coding sequence GTGCGAGAAGAAAAAGGCAAAACCTATACGGCATTATTATTTTGCACTGACACTGACTGTGCGGTGCTGGACATCCTGCGCTATTACAAAGCAAGATTTCAGATTGAGTTCGTGTTTCGCGATGCCAAGCAATACACTGGACTATGCGATTGCCAAGCGACTTCCGAAGCAAAGTTGGACTTCCATTTCAATGCTTCACTGGCCGCACTGAATTTGCTGCGTCTGGAAGACCGGCAACAGGCCGTGGAAGGCTCAGGTCGCCATGTTATTTCGATCGCCAGTTGGAAGACCCGTAAATTCAACGCCCATTTATTGGAAAGGTTTTCTTGCCACTTAGGGATCGACTTTACTGCCATAAAATCCAGTCAAGGCTTTACAGACCTCTGTAACTATGGGGCTATCGCTGCGTAA
- a CDS encoding transposase: protein MSSVAKPQRKFMFILLTTLTYLPGRVNFRNLGRYSALNEKTFSRWFRRSFDFVTFNLLSLKDLTDKGEWVAAIDASFLPKSGRSSYGLDWFWNGSQGQAERGLEISLLALVDVTHNTAYTLSAYQTPALPKAPKVAEVVKESTVNSETKVAQDVEKTPKSKAEKTPKETRITRVDSYLDHIKRDTKGLLGKIRYLVADSFYAKTKFINGVVEHGLYVASKLRNDADLRWLYIGEQKAKGRLRNYAGKGCFDDL, encoded by the coding sequence ATGTCCAGTGTAGCAAAACCGCAACGTAAGTTTATGTTCATCTTGCTAACAACCCTGACGTATCTGCCGGGACGGGTGAATTTCCGAAACCTTGGCCGTTATAGTGCTCTGAATGAAAAAACCTTTTCGAGATGGTTTCGTCGCTCGTTCGATTTTGTTACCTTCAATTTGCTGAGCTTGAAAGATTTAACTGATAAGGGTGAATGGGTAGCAGCAATTGATGCCAGCTTTTTACCTAAAAGCGGTCGCAGCAGTTACGGCCTGGACTGGTTTTGGAACGGTTCACAGGGACAAGCGGAACGCGGACTGGAAATTTCACTGCTGGCCTTGGTGGATGTGACACACAACACAGCCTATACGCTGTCGGCTTATCAAACGCCCGCTTTGCCCAAAGCACCGAAGGTAGCTGAAGTCGTCAAAGAGTCGACCGTAAATAGCGAAACCAAGGTGGCTCAAGATGTCGAGAAGACACCGAAGAGCAAAGCCGAGAAAACGCCCAAAGAAACCCGGATCACCCGGGTAGATAGCTACCTTGATCACATCAAACGCGATACCAAGGGACTGTTAGGGAAAATCCGTTATCTGGTCGCGGACAGCTTTTACGCGAAGACCAAGTTTATTAATGGCGTGGTGGAACATGGCCTGTACGTGGCCAGTAAGTTACGGAATGATGCCGATCTGCGCTGGCTATATATCGGTGAACAAAAAGCCAAAGGTCGACTGCGCAATTACGCAGGCAAGGGTTGTTTCGATGATTTGTGA
- the gnd gene encoding decarboxylating NADP(+)-dependent phosphogluconate dehydrogenase, producing the protein MKANIGLIGLAVMGQNLVLNMNDHGFKVAVFNRTTSTVDEFLDGPAKDTQIIGTHSLQELVDSLESPRIVMLMVKAGDVVDQCINQLVPLLAAGDIIIDGGNSLFTDTNRRTTALKEQNILYIGAGVSGGEEGARHGPSIMPGGNKAAWPTIKPIFQAISAQVNGAPCCEWVGDNGAGHYVKMVHNGIEYGDIQLICEAYQLLSEGLGLSADEMHAIFTEWNQGKLSSYLIEITANILAFKDEDGLPLVDKILDTAGQKGTGKWTGINALELGIPLTLIGEAVFARCLSAQKSERIKAAKVLPKCTQVFTGDKQTMIDAIRDALYAAKIISYAQGFRLMREASKEYNLALNYGEIALMWRGGCIIRSQFLNDIKQAFTDNPDLENLLLADFFVDTMQQADEGWRKAVISGIELGLPTPAFSSALAYYDGYRTERLPANLLQAQRDYFGAHTYERTDKPRGEFFHTDWTGHGGKTASSTYTA; encoded by the coding sequence ATGAAAGCAAATATCGGTTTAATCGGTCTGGCAGTAATGGGGCAAAACCTGGTTCTTAACATGAATGACCATGGTTTTAAAGTAGCGGTATTTAACCGTACCACCAGCACCGTGGATGAATTTTTGGACGGCCCGGCAAAAGATACCCAAATTATCGGTACGCACTCACTACAAGAACTGGTTGATAGCCTTGAATCACCGCGTATTGTTATGTTGATGGTTAAAGCAGGTGATGTTGTTGATCAGTGTATTAACCAGTTGGTGCCGCTGTTGGCTGCCGGCGATATTATTATCGATGGCGGCAATTCACTGTTTACTGACACCAATCGCCGCACTACCGCTCTTAAAGAACAAAATATTCTGTACATAGGTGCAGGAGTTTCTGGCGGTGAAGAAGGCGCAAGACATGGACCGTCAATTATGCCCGGTGGCAATAAAGCCGCCTGGCCTACCATTAAACCCATTTTTCAGGCGATCAGTGCGCAGGTTAATGGTGCGCCTTGTTGTGAGTGGGTTGGTGATAATGGCGCAGGGCATTATGTCAAAATGGTACATAACGGCATTGAATATGGCGATATACAGTTGATCTGCGAAGCCTATCAATTGCTGTCTGAAGGCTTGGGTTTAAGTGCCGATGAAATGCACGCAATATTTACCGAGTGGAATCAAGGCAAATTAAGCTCTTATTTAATTGAAATAACGGCCAATATCTTGGCATTTAAAGATGAAGACGGCCTGCCTTTAGTCGATAAAATACTGGATACTGCGGGCCAAAAAGGCACCGGCAAATGGACCGGCATTAATGCACTGGAGTTGGGCATTCCCTTAACCTTGATTGGTGAAGCGGTGTTTGCACGGTGTTTGTCGGCTCAAAAATCAGAACGCATTAAAGCCGCAAAGGTATTACCTAAATGCACGCAGGTATTTACCGGTGATAAGCAAACCATGATTGATGCAATTCGTGATGCCTTGTACGCCGCCAAGATTATTTCTTATGCGCAAGGTTTTCGCTTAATGCGCGAAGCCTCCAAGGAATATAATTTAGCACTTAACTATGGTGAGATTGCGCTGATGTGGCGAGGTGGCTGCATTATTCGCAGTCAGTTTTTAAATGATATCAAACAGGCCTTTACCGATAATCCTGATCTGGAAAATCTACTACTGGCTGATTTCTTTGTTGATACCATGCAACAAGCCGATGAGGGCTGGCGTAAAGCGGTTATCTCGGGTATAGAATTAGGCCTTCCTACACCGGCATTCTCTTCTGCACTGGCGTATTATGACGGCTATCGAACTGAAAGACTGCCGGCCAATTTACTACAGGCACAAAGAGACTATTTTGGCGCCCATACCTACGAACGTACTGACAAGCCCAGAGGTGAGTTTTTCCATACCGACTGGACCGGTCACGGTGGTAAAACGGCATCATCTACCTATACTGCTTAA
- the zwf gene encoding glucose-6-phosphate dehydrogenase, with product MNAEPCTYVIFGATGNLSRIKLMPALYHLDAANRLPEGTRIVGIGRRPWDQKKWLSEVRDMIEQKSGNDFDETIFQRFSDRLQYHQGDIEQPPCYTELAELLNDKKFPKNIAFYLSVSPSEFGNVMEMLSDNQLFDEEDGWRRVIIEKPFGYDLDSAQALQKRISHYLTEEQIYRIDHYLGKGMVQNVLVFRFANIMLEPIWNRNYIDHIQITHSEEIGIDSRGDYYNGAGAMRDMLQSHLLQLLTLVTMEPPASMAAESLRDEKVKVLKSIRPIAKEAVHGHAFRGQYAQGHIKGEKVNSYLQEEDIPANSVTETYASMKLYIDNWRWRGVPMYLRTGKRMAKAQSTISICFRHPPLQFFRDTDVQCMNQNWILLGIQPEECIRIEMTVKEPGLEMSTRTSSLDASFRNDDEKAIDAYEDLLLDVLKGDRSLFLRFDEVEYAWRIVDPILQTWAIERDYIATYPSGSWGPEDSRLFDKSAQSWRSSLTPECK from the coding sequence ATGAATGCCGAACCCTGTACCTACGTTATTTTTGGAGCCACTGGAAATCTTTCCAGAATTAAATTAATGCCAGCTCTATATCATCTTGATGCGGCCAATCGACTGCCTGAAGGGACTCGTATTGTCGGCATAGGACGCAGACCCTGGGACCAGAAAAAATGGCTGAGCGAAGTCAGAGACATGATTGAGCAAAAATCAGGTAATGATTTTGATGAGACTATTTTTCAACGTTTCAGCGACCGCCTGCAATATCATCAAGGCGATATAGAACAACCGCCTTGTTATACTGAATTGGCTGAGCTACTTAACGACAAAAAATTCCCTAAAAACATTGCCTTCTACCTGTCGGTTAGTCCCTCAGAATTTGGCAACGTGATGGAGATGTTAAGCGATAACCAGTTATTTGATGAAGAAGACGGTTGGCGACGGGTCATTATTGAAAAACCTTTCGGTTATGATTTGGACAGTGCCCAGGCATTACAAAAACGCATTAGTCACTATTTAACGGAAGAGCAAATTTACCGTATTGATCATTATCTGGGTAAGGGTATGGTGCAAAATGTGCTGGTATTTCGTTTTGCCAACATTATGCTGGAACCTATCTGGAACCGCAATTACATCGACCATATTCAAATCACTCATTCTGAAGAAATCGGTATAGACAGTCGGGGCGACTATTATAACGGTGCCGGGGCAATGCGTGATATGTTGCAAAGCCATCTACTACAATTACTGACCTTGGTAACCATGGAACCGCCAGCTTCAATGGCAGCAGAATCCTTGCGCGATGAGAAAGTTAAAGTATTAAAGTCAATTCGCCCTATTGCCAAAGAAGCCGTGCATGGGCATGCCTTTCGGGGTCAATATGCCCAGGGCCATATTAAAGGCGAAAAGGTCAACAGCTATCTACAAGAAGAAGATATTCCTGCCAATAGCGTCACAGAAACCTATGCTTCCATGAAACTGTATATCGACAACTGGCGCTGGCGCGGTGTACCCATGTATTTGCGTACCGGTAAACGCATGGCTAAAGCGCAATCAACTATTTCGATTTGCTTTCGCCACCCGCCATTACAATTTTTCCGTGATACCGATGTGCAATGTATGAACCAAAATTGGATCTTATTGGGCATACAACCGGAAGAATGTATTCGTATTGAAATGACGGTAAAAGAACCCGGTCTGGAAATGAGCACGAGAACCAGCAGTCTGGATGCCAGTTTTAGAAATGATGATGAAAAAGCCATCGATGCTTATGAAGACCTGTTACTGGATGTTTTGAAAGGCGATAGATCTCTGTTCCTGCGCTTTGATGAAGTCGAATATGCCTGGCGGATTGTTGATCCTATCTTGCAAACCTGGGCGATTGAACGTGACTATATTGCCACTTATCCTTCAGGTTCCTGGGGACCTGAAGATAGCCGTCTATTTGATAAAAGCGCTCAATCCTGGCGCAGTTCTTTAACACCGGAGTGTAAATAA
- the pgl gene encoding 6-phosphogluconolactonase: MQHNSRWHTMETADQVALAAYQQILECAKHAIAEHGCFKLVLAGGSTPEKVYHLLAEANADWAKWFIYYGDERCLPIDHADRNSLAATRAFLEKVAVPDTQIFTIPAELGPEQGAKKYQQVVATALPFDMVLLGMGEDGHTASLFPGHQHQEDELAHAVYNSPKPPPERVSISAKALSNTQQLIFLITGANKQEAVKSWRSGQELPVATISAKNPVDIYIDRDAYNP; the protein is encoded by the coding sequence ATGCAACATAACAGTCGTTGGCACACTATGGAAACAGCCGATCAAGTCGCTTTAGCCGCTTACCAACAAATTCTTGAGTGTGCAAAACACGCCATTGCCGAACATGGCTGCTTTAAATTAGTATTGGCTGGCGGCAGTACGCCGGAAAAAGTTTATCACTTATTGGCCGAGGCAAATGCTGACTGGGCCAAATGGTTTATCTACTATGGCGATGAGCGTTGCTTGCCAATAGATCATGCCGATAGAAACAGCCTGGCGGCAACCCGGGCTTTTCTTGAAAAAGTAGCGGTTCCGGATACACAGATTTTTACGATCCCTGCTGAACTGGGCCCTGAACAAGGCGCTAAGAAATATCAACAAGTCGTCGCAACTGCCCTCCCCTTTGATATGGTTTTATTGGGTATGGGTGAAGACGGTCATACCGCCAGCTTGTTTCCGGGACATCAGCACCAGGAAGATGAATTGGCACATGCGGTTTATAACTCACCAAAACCACCACCAGAAAGGGTTTCTATTAGTGCAAAGGCCTTAAGTAATACGCAACAACTAATCTTCCTGATTACTGGCGCAAACAAACAGGAAGCCGTTAAAAGCTGGCGTTCAGGTCAGGAGTTACCGGTTGCTACAATTAGCGCCAAGAATCCTGTCGATATTTATATTGATAGAGATGCTTATAATCCATGA
- a CDS encoding ecdysteroid 22-kinase family protein produces MHNIIVHHPKDLTIDWAQRVVNQHNTDIEVFGVNITSVDVGTTTRVRIKVEHTDPAILPEQWFVKLPSMAWQAKLITALPRLLHTEVRFYNEVAHAVSVTVPHFLAAQSKLGRGATLVLTDVTEFGAIPGNPGDALTLTQATRVIEQLAKFHACFWNKDCINHSYPWLAGPVRSLEDFLGTAMAVPLMKRGLQQAGELVPFKLHAQAIHYARNRRQAMRFLTQAQQTLVHHDCHPGNLFWNQSQPGLLDWQLIRFSEGISDIAYFLSVSLNTETRRLHEASLIATYAQCLQDYGIVGIDVNTLLQRYRAHLIYPFEAMIITLAIGGMMNLQSNHELIRRTAAAIEDLDAFSALPL; encoded by the coding sequence ATGCACAATATTATTGTTCACCACCCCAAGGATTTGACAATCGACTGGGCTCAACGAGTAGTTAATCAACATAACACGGATATAGAAGTTTTCGGTGTGAACATTACTTCCGTAGATGTTGGTACGACAACACGCGTACGCATCAAAGTGGAACACACTGATCCCGCTATTTTACCTGAACAGTGGTTTGTAAAGCTCCCCTCTATGGCTTGGCAAGCAAAGTTAATCACCGCATTACCAAGACTGTTACATACCGAGGTGCGGTTTTATAATGAGGTAGCCCACGCTGTATCGGTTACTGTACCTCATTTTTTGGCAGCGCAAAGCAAGCTTGGCAGGGGGGCGACACTGGTTCTTACTGATGTGACTGAATTTGGAGCCATTCCGGGTAATCCGGGTGATGCCTTGACATTGACTCAAGCAACCAGAGTTATCGAACAACTGGCAAAATTCCATGCCTGTTTTTGGAATAAAGACTGTATCAATCATAGCTACCCTTGGCTGGCAGGTCCCGTCCGCAGCCTGGAAGACTTTTTAGGCACCGCCATGGCAGTGCCGTTAATGAAAAGAGGCCTACAACAAGCTGGCGAACTCGTACCTTTTAAACTTCATGCACAAGCCATTCATTATGCCCGTAATCGCAGGCAGGCAATGCGCTTTCTTACACAAGCCCAACAAACACTGGTTCATCATGATTGTCACCCAGGCAATTTATTCTGGAATCAGTCCCAACCGGGCCTTCTCGATTGGCAGTTAATCCGTTTTAGTGAAGGGATAAGTGATATTGCTTACTTCCTGTCTGTCTCCCTAAACACTGAGACCCGACGTCTTCATGAAGCGAGCCTTATCGCAACTTATGCTCAATGCCTTCAAGACTATGGCATTGTCGGTATTGATGTTAATACCCTGCTGCAAAGATATCGCGCTCATCTCATCTATCCGTTTGAAGCAATGATTATAACGCTGGCAATCGGCGGCATGATGAACCTACAGAGCAACCATGAACTAATACGCCGGACTGCGGCGGCAATAGAAGATCTTGATGCTTTTTCTGCCCTACCGCTATAG
- a CDS encoding DUF5765 domain-containing protein: protein MCWSGEASGVLAIAGLSTAAYVALKQGESKELWIPLTYFALMELLQAVTYVYIDLCDNPNNQILTLLGYLHVAFQPFFVNMVAMYFIPVSVKLKIRTTVYTICAIGSIAMLIKMYPFAWAGTCNIGVEGFCGPAVCSTSGSWHIAWQMPLNGLMSDPVKWLFGFNWGLHAFTYILVSFYMPLMYGSWRFVAFHYLIGPFISDITTTDPNEYAAVWCLFSIALCVSVIKSPIRKFLHVKKWPFYKTEIGDAL from the coding sequence ATGTGTTGGAGTGGTGAAGCGTCAGGCGTTTTAGCTATCGCAGGTTTAAGTACCGCAGCTTATGTTGCACTTAAACAAGGGGAATCGAAAGAACTTTGGATTCCATTAACTTATTTTGCCTTAATGGAGTTATTGCAGGCAGTAACTTATGTCTATATCGATTTATGTGATAATCCGAATAATCAGATACTCACGCTTTTAGGTTATTTACACGTCGCGTTTCAGCCATTTTTTGTCAATATGGTGGCGATGTATTTTATTCCGGTTAGTGTCAAATTAAAAATTAGAACAACTGTTTATACAATTTGTGCAATAGGCTCAATAGCCATGCTAATCAAAATGTATCCATTTGCGTGGGCCGGTACCTGTAACATTGGCGTAGAAGGTTTTTGCGGACCCGCTGTCTGTTCAACTTCGGGTTCTTGGCATATTGCCTGGCAAATGCCTCTAAACGGTCTGATGTCAGATCCTGTTAAATGGTTATTTGGTTTTAACTGGGGACTGCATGCATTCACCTATATTCTGGTGTCTTTTTATATGCCGTTAATGTATGGTTCATGGCGCTTTGTGGCTTTTCATTATCTGATTGGGCCGTTTATTTCAGATATTACTACCACAGATCCCAACGAATATGCTGCCGTTTGGTGTCTGTTTTCTATCGCTCTTTGTGTATCAGTGATTAAATCACCTATCAGAAAATTTTTACACGTTAAAAAGTGGCCTTTTTATAAAACTGAAATTGGCGATGCACTTTAG
- the amrS gene encoding AmmeMemoRadiSam system radical SAM enzyme, translating into MTAFITHDTVKTRYWHSLDDGRIQCDLCPRFCKLHKDQRGLCFVRQNLDNQLVMTSYGRSSGFAIDPIEKKPLNHFLPGSPVFSFGTAGCNLACKFCQNWDISKSREMDTLMSKASPDAIAQAALDYGCDSVAYTYNDPIVFHEYAIDTAQACRSLGIKSVAVSAGYVCAQPRAEFYQWMDAANIDLKAFSEHFYHQVTGGHLQPVLETLQYIKHETSSWLELTTLLIPDENDTEAEIEAMTQWVVENLGPDVPMHFTAFHPDWKMLDKMPTPISSLLQARQIALKNGVHYAYVGNVHDKSADSTYCHSCGKLLIGRDWYELSEWNLDAAGCCRFCGVRCAGIFNSKPGNWGAKRKAVIMN; encoded by the coding sequence ATGACGGCTTTTATTACCCATGACACGGTGAAAACTCGCTATTGGCATAGCTTGGATGATGGCCGCATTCAATGCGATCTCTGTCCGAGGTTTTGCAAGCTGCACAAAGACCAGCGCGGATTGTGCTTCGTCAGACAGAATCTGGATAATCAGCTTGTCATGACCAGTTATGGCCGGTCCAGTGGTTTTGCTATTGATCCTATTGAAAAGAAACCGTTGAATCATTTTTTACCCGGCTCACCGGTATTTTCATTCGGTACGGCGGGTTGTAATCTTGCCTGTAAATTTTGCCAAAACTGGGATATCAGTAAATCTCGGGAAATGGATACCCTAATGAGTAAGGCATCTCCTGATGCAATTGCCCAAGCTGCCCTAGATTACGGTTGTGACAGCGTTGCTTATACCTATAATGATCCGATAGTCTTTCATGAATATGCGATTGATACCGCTCAGGCTTGTAGAAGTCTTGGCATAAAGTCAGTGGCAGTTTCAGCAGGTTATGTCTGCGCGCAGCCCCGAGCTGAATTTTATCAATGGATGGATGCCGCAAATATTGATTTAAAAGCCTTTAGTGAACATTTTTATCATCAAGTTACTGGCGGGCACCTGCAACCGGTATTGGAAACCCTACAATATATCAAGCACGAAACGTCTTCTTGGTTGGAGTTAACAACTTTACTTATTCCTGATGAGAATGATACGGAAGCGGAGATTGAAGCGATGACTCAGTGGGTGGTCGAGAATCTGGGGCCGGATGTGCCTATGCACTTTACTGCCTTTCATCCTGACTGGAAGATGCTCGACAAGATGCCTACACCAATATCATCGTTATTACAGGCACGGCAGATTGCTTTAAAAAATGGGGTGCATTATGCCTATGTGGGTAATGTCCATGATAAGTCGGCAGACAGTACTTATTGCCATAGCTGCGGTAAGTTATTGATAGGTCGTGACTGGTATGAACTGTCGGAATGGAATTTGGATGCGGCAGGATGTTGTCGTTTTTGTGGGGTGCGTTGTGCCGGGATATTTAATTCAAAGCCCGGAAACTGGGGCGCAAAACGAAAAGCCGTTATTATGAATTGA
- the amrB gene encoding AmmeMemoRadiSam system protein B: protein MNRQPAVAGTFYPSNPIQLHQMLDNYLNEAETSAKIPKAIIVPHAGYIYSGPIAATAYARLKKAHDLITRVVIIGPSHRVAFKGLAVSKAQAFITPLGSITVDQKAVELIAKLPFVDYLEEAHTHEHSLEVHLPFLQEMLDDFTIVPIVAGDASPEQVSQVIDTLWGGNETLIVISSDLSHYHDYAVAKQLDKGTSQIIEHLQYERLTDGSACGKVPVSGLLKLAREKSLTIKTVDLRNSGDTAGDKNRVVGYGAYVIE from the coding sequence ATGAACAGACAACCCGCCGTAGCAGGAACTTTTTATCCTTCCAACCCGATACAATTGCATCAAATGCTGGACAATTATTTAAACGAGGCTGAAACGAGTGCGAAAATACCCAAGGCGATTATTGTTCCACATGCCGGCTATATTTATTCAGGGCCTATTGCCGCAACGGCTTATGCCCGCTTAAAAAAAGCGCATGACTTGATTACCCGCGTTGTTATTATTGGCCCTTCTCATCGCGTCGCTTTTAAGGGACTGGCGGTAAGCAAGGCCCAAGCCTTTATTACCCCGTTAGGCTCTATTACTGTCGACCAAAAAGCCGTAGAGCTCATAGCTAAACTACCCTTTGTCGATTATCTTGAGGAGGCCCACACCCATGAGCATAGCCTGGAAGTCCATTTACCTTTTTTACAAGAAATGCTGGATGACTTCACAATCGTGCCCATTGTCGCTGGCGATGCATCACCGGAACAAGTGAGTCAGGTTATAGATACACTGTGGGGCGGCAATGAAACATTGATTGTTATCAGCTCTGATTTAAGTCATTATCACGATTATGCAGTCGCAAAACAACTCGACAAAGGAACCAGTCAGATCATAGAACATCTGCAATATGAACGGCTTACTGATGGCTCCGCCTGCGGTAAAGTGCCGGTAAGCGGATTGTTAAAGCTGGCACGGGAAAAATCACTCACAATTAAAACAGTTGACCTGCGTAACTCCGGTGATACCGCTGGAGATAAAAACAGAGTCGTAGGATATGGCGCTTATGTCATTGAATAA